The stretch of DNA TTCAATGAGATGCGCGACCAGATCATCCAGGCCATGATGTCCGCGGACGAAGCTGCGAAATAGTCGCACAATAACCGCAACGTCATATTGAATGGCATTGACACCAAGTGGGGGGCATCCCGTAAAGGACGTCCCCCACTTGCGTGTGATGCTGATATGGTTTTGCTTGCCTCTACAGCAGATGGGCCATGCATAGCGTCAGCTTAATCGTGCGATATGCGAATGGCGCTTCCAATGACATCATCCGAATGTCTTCCTCGTTGTTTTCATTCTATTTTTGCGAGATTCTGTGATTTTGCTATATGGAACGAAATGAAGTGATTTCGGCACGAAACATGAAATCCATCCCTGTTTGGAGTTGTTCACGAGGGTGTTATGCGTGAGCTTGGCTATCTCGGGGTGTTCCCCTAAGGGATGCGAAGAACGAGGAAACAGTATAGACTCGGTTACGGATCAAGCGCGTTAGACGCCGTATGGGGAAGGCAAAGAAGACTATGGCGAATATTGAAGGGCAAGAGTCGGTGATGGGGACGCGCAGACCCATCATCGAAGTGAAGAACCTGCGTAAGGAGTATCCGGTGCTCGACGAGACCGTCGTGGCGTTGGACCGTATCAATCTCACCATTCCGCAAGGTCAGATCTGCTGTATTTATGGCGAATCCGGTTCCGGCAAATCCACTCTGCTCAACCAGCTTGCCGGTATGGAAAAACCAACCAAGGGCGGCGTGCGCATCAGGGGAGTGCCCATCTCCCGTCTAGACGAACGGCAGCTGGCGGAATTCAGACAGAAGCATCTCGGTTTCGTATTCCAGTCATACAATCTGCTGCCCAATCTGACCGCCGTCGAAAACGTGGCAATGCCGTTGATGTTCCAAGGCATGCCAAAAAACAAACGCGAGACAATCGCCAAGAAAATGCTGAAACGAGTAGGGCTCGGCAAACGCATGAACCACTATCCGACGCAAATGTCAGGCGGTCAGCAGCAGCGCGTCGGCATTGCGCGAGCGTTCGCATCGCGGCCGCAAGTCGTATTCGCCGACGAACCGACCGGCAATCTCGATTCCAAAACCAAAAACGACGTGATGGACATGATCTGCGCGTTCGCACGAGACCTGAACCAAACCATCGTGCTCGTCACGCACGATGACAATATGGCGCAATATGCCGATCGTATCGTCACGTTGCTTGACGGGCGCATCATCGATGACCGTCTGGTGAATAACGCATGACAGCAAGAAGAGAAGGGAAAACCATGAATAAAGGCAGCCATTCCGCAAAATTCATCAACATGGTCATCGCACTGGTGGCATCCGCCGTCATCGCGTTAACCTGCATCGTGCCGACGGCGCTCGCCGAAGACGGCGATGGCACGGACGCCGGCAACGGTGGTTCCACCGTGCAGCTGGCGGGTCCGGTACCGAATATCATCATCACCAACTTCACGTATGGTGACGGCTCCGTGGCGGTCGGCACGAGTTTCGATCTGGGCTTCACCTTCCAGAACATGGGTAAGGTCGCGGTCAGCAATATGGTCGTGACTGTTGACGGCGGCGAGAATTTCGCCATTTCCGGCGGTACGAACACGTTCTATTACGATTCGCTATGGGCGGGTTACTCGCTGACGCAGACCGTGCCCATGCAGGTGCTGTCGAGCGCGAAGAACGGTGCGCAGGGCATCGA from Bifidobacterium catenulatum PV20-2 encodes:
- a CDS encoding ABC transporter ATP-binding protein; this translates as MANIEGQESVMGTRRPIIEVKNLRKEYPVLDETVVALDRINLTIPQGQICCIYGESGSGKSTLLNQLAGMEKPTKGGVRIRGVPISRLDERQLAEFRQKHLGFVFQSYNLLPNLTAVENVAMPLMFQGMPKNKRETIAKKMLKRVGLGKRMNHYPTQMSGGQQQRVGIARAFASRPQVVFADEPTGNLDSKTKNDVMDMICAFARDLNQTIVLVTHDDNMAQYADRIVTLLDGRIIDDRLVNNA